The sequence TTTGCAGAGTGTTCCTATTTGATGACCATGAAAATGGTGGGAAGGAAGAATACATGAAAATGCTCACAACACTTTGTGAtagtgttttatttatttatttatttttggaattattCGTCTTTTCATGACTCTTCGTAAagcttttcatttttcttactgTAGCGGTTAGAGGAAATGCAAGTCCAGGATATTCCACTTGAGGATGGGAAGAAGCAGTTTGATGTTGTTGATAAAGGTGATGTTGTGATTTTACCTGCTTTTGGAGCTGCAGTGGATGAGATGATGGTTTTGAgtgaaaaaaatgtgcaaatagTTGACACAACTTGCCCATGGGTGTCTAAggtattcttttaaaaaattttcttgagACCTTCAATTTCTCGGAATTTCATAAAATCTTTATGCTTTACATTCCTTTTTCATGTTTAAATTTTATGTATAAGGTTTGGAATACTGTTGAGAAGCATAAGAAGGGTGAGTACACCTCAATCATTCATGGTAAATATTCACATGAGGAGACTGTTGCAACTGCATCTTTTGCGGGAAAATATGTTATCGTGAAGAACATGGCAGAGGTATATAATCATAtttgtttttcccatttttctggTTATACTGGCCTTATTATCTAGATAGTTAGATGTTTATTTTTACTATGGAAGGTTTTAACTATCTGATAATATCCATGACACCAGGCAATGTATGTATGCGATTACATCCTTGGGGGTCAACTTGATGGGTCTAGCTCAACAAAAGAAGAGTTTTTGGAGGTATCTTAGTTGTTGATTATTTTGCCTGAGTTATCTACTATCTTGGAACTTATGGTTTAATCTAATAATGGTATCTTGCAGAAATTCAAATTTGCAGTTTCCAAGGGGTTTGATCCAGACACTGATCTTGTAAAAGTAGGCATTGCAAACCAAACAACAATGCTCAAAGGAGAAACAGAAGAAATTGGTCAGTGCGCATAATCTGCAGCATTCTTTAAAAGTAAATTATTTCTTACGATATTGTGGTTCtaaattgtttaatttcctaggaAAATTGGCTGAGAAGACTATGATGCGGAAGTATGGAGTAGAAAATATCAATGAGCACTTTATAAGCTTCAATACAATTTGTGATGCTACTCAGGTACTTC is a genomic window of Macadamia integrifolia cultivar HAES 741 chromosome 13, SCU_Mint_v3, whole genome shotgun sequence containing:
- the LOC122059945 gene encoding 4-hydroxy-3-methylbut-2-enyl diphosphate reductase, chloroplastic-like isoform X2, with translation MAISLQFSRFSIRTDIFPENGTVFQGFRCRKPFSVRCSGDSSVQAAAAAGAVESDFDAKVFRKNLTRSKNYNRKGFGHKEETLELMNREYTSDVIKKLKENGNEYTWGNVTVKLAESYGFCWGVERAVQIAYEARKQFPEEKIWITNEIIHNPTVNKRLEEMQVQDIPLEDGKKQFDVVDKGDVVILPAFGAAVDEMMVLSEKNVQIVDTTCPWVSKVWNTVEKHKKGEYTSIIHGKYSHEETVATASFAGKYVIVKNMAEAMYVCDYILGGQLDGSSSTKEEFLEKFKFAVSKGFDPDTDLVKVGIANQTTMLKGETEEIGKLAEKTMMRKYGVENINEHFISFNTICDATQVVEDVLVKVFDIKREEALQLV